Proteins encoded in a region of the Pseudomonas denitrificans (nom. rej.) genome:
- the dacB gene encoding D-alanyl-D-alanine carboxypeptidase/D-alanyl-D-alanine endopeptidase, which translates to MFKSLRVLALATLLPFALPAVAQINSTLPERVQKALRASKLTDDALSLVMIPLEGPGNATYFNADVSVNPASTMKLFTTYAALEMLGPTYQWQTEFYTDGQLKDGTLNGNLYLKGGGDPKLNLEKLWLMMRDLRANGVNKVTGDLVLDRSYFNIPQLPVFNDDGGDDNKPFLVGPDSLMVNLKSVRLVIRTEGSKATVLMDPPLANVRIDNQIQVSKAAACPAWPKLRFNPVTQFDGTSLVATGQIPQGCSAQTYMSLLEHPAYTAGAVRGIWQELGGSILGKDREGTVPKNATLVARAMSPDVVEIIRDINKFSNNTMARQLFLSVGRQYRNGADADDAQAAQRVIRQWLARKGITASHLVMENGSGLSRDERVSAREMAAMLQAAWHSPYAAEYISSLPIVAKDGTMRKRLRGTPMAGEAHVKTGTLNTVRALAGFSRDANGRTWVVVAILNSNRPWGASSILDQVLLDLYSSTKR; encoded by the coding sequence ATGTTCAAGTCTCTGCGTGTCCTCGCTCTCGCTACATTGTTGCCATTCGCCTTGCCGGCTGTTGCCCAGATCAACTCCACCCTGCCCGAGCGCGTACAGAAGGCGCTGAGGGCCAGCAAGCTCACCGACGACGCCCTGTCGCTGGTGATGATTCCCCTGGAAGGTCCCGGCAACGCCACCTATTTCAACGCTGACGTCTCGGTGAATCCGGCGTCGACCATGAAGCTGTTCACCACCTATGCTGCCCTGGAAATGCTCGGCCCGACCTACCAGTGGCAGACCGAGTTCTATACCGACGGCCAGCTCAAGGACGGTACCCTCAACGGCAACCTCTACCTCAAGGGCGGCGGCGATCCGAAGCTGAACCTGGAGAAGCTCTGGCTGATGATGCGCGACCTGCGCGCCAACGGCGTGAACAAGGTCACCGGCGACCTGGTGCTGGATCGCAGCTATTTCAACATCCCGCAATTGCCGGTCTTCAACGACGACGGCGGCGACGACAACAAGCCGTTCCTGGTCGGCCCGGACTCGCTGATGGTCAACCTGAAGAGCGTGCGACTGGTGATCCGCACCGAAGGCAGCAAGGCCACCGTGCTGATGGACCCACCGCTGGCAAACGTGCGCATCGACAACCAGATCCAGGTGAGCAAGGCCGCAGCCTGCCCCGCCTGGCCGAAGCTGCGCTTCAACCCGGTGACCCAGTTCGACGGCACCTCGCTGGTCGCCACCGGGCAGATTCCCCAGGGCTGCAGCGCCCAGACCTACATGTCCCTGCTCGAGCACCCTGCCTACACCGCCGGCGCCGTGCGCGGCATCTGGCAGGAGCTGGGCGGCAGCATCCTCGGCAAGGACCGCGAAGGCACCGTGCCGAAGAACGCCACCCTGGTGGCTCGCGCCATGTCGCCGGACGTCGTGGAAATCATCCGCGACATCAACAAGTTCAGTAACAACACCATGGCCCGCCAGCTGTTCCTGTCAGTCGGCCGCCAGTATCGCAATGGTGCCGACGCGGACGATGCCCAGGCTGCCCAGCGGGTGATCCGCCAATGGCTGGCGCGCAAGGGCATTACCGCGAGCCACCTGGTGATGGAGAACGGTTCGGGCCTGTCCCGCGACGAGCGAGTCAGCGCCCGCGAAATGGCGGCCATGCTCCAGGCCGCGTGGCATAGCCCCTACGCCGCGGAGTACATCTCCTCGCTGCCGATCGTGGCGAAGGACGGCACCATGCGCAAACGCCTGCGTGGCACGCCCATGGCCGGAGAAGCCCATGTGAAGACCGGCACCCTGAACACCGTGCGCGCCCTCGCCGGCTTCAGCCGCGACGCCAACGGCCGCACCTGGGTCGTAGTGGCCATCCTCAACAGCAACCGGCCGTGGGGGGCCTCGTCGATCCTCGACCAGGTGTTGCTGGACCTCTACAGCAGCACCAAGCGCTGA
- a CDS encoding transporter substrate-binding domain-containing protein, whose protein sequence is MCRFRFIVSVLLLVCCGWVMAEQHDWTSINLLARSGDEPVKVQLSDSDWHWLRDKRTLRLGVTAPDYAPFDITSSGTDLEGITADVAGIIADSLNVRIEVRRYPDRDAAVAALSRGEIDLLSRATGYEAARPDVVLSVPYFSNQPVIIGPEGTRLESSEQLAGKRIAVVTDYFPANDRDRFLAGATVQSYQSVRRALEAVAFGQADLFVGDAFSAQYLISQAYLANLKLLNFASFNGQGFSFALNASDRTLLDIIDHTLNAIPRQGETAIQRRWSPGGSSPIAGQRLILTPQEQRWVDRHPRPKVVIDQALAPVSFFDAQGQFRGIAADLLELVQSRTGIEFNVRPQASVTAMLEQVRTGKADVIAALTPTAQREEWLSFTRPYMTASFVVLVPEGSDWLHSLGDLDGHTVAVPRGSVIADFMRARHPRVKLLEVENNVDDLSMVSEGKVDAGIHLLSSANYLISRYYPDLKIALALDREPGQFSLAVSQSDPELLSILNKALLAIAPEDLSNITTRWSASVDRPDSVWQGYRKQFIQLAWAAALALLIVLLWNGWLWRKVRRRRDSEKELSYRLEFKRALIDGIPQPVAVRDREGRLVTCNIGFLKETGMPRESVEGSRVVDYPWLQAPDALALQLIHQQAMEQDGKVASDLVLQIHNEVREIHYWATPYRGSGGDISGVVTGWIDVTERERLHHQLEAAKELAEEANRAKSTFLATMSHEIRTPMNAVIGMLELALTRADQGHWEREPVEVAYDSARSLLTLIGDILDVAKIESGRLTLMPERAHLRELVESVARVFDGLARQKALELRMEIEAEAACDVLIDPLRFKQILSNLVSNAIKFTDFGHVKIRVYGERVAGERLALEVSVQDSGIGISEDEQRQLFEPFSQVTRSGDASRGGTGLGLTICRKLAEMMGGTVRMESRPGEGTTVTVRLLLQTLESLPECEVGPAVMVPRTAHSLKVLVVDDHVANRMLLTQQLEHLGHQVEVASDGSQALQLWHPGDFDLLITDCNMPVLNGYGLARRVRELEAEMEAEPCVIFGFTANAQPDEIENCRRAGMDDCLFKPIGLDNLRVRLDAVPKLSAAHDDQESVEKQVDGFDLKPLREMTGGNPGLIRRLLEELHSSNRIDIDQVRPLWEAGDWKQLADLAHRMKGAARLVNADTLQDLCSKLEGGCKDGLDSRELGNRALAVEQAMATLQDDLLQQLRKLAA, encoded by the coding sequence ATGTGCCGCTTCCGCTTCATCGTCAGTGTGTTGCTACTCGTCTGTTGCGGATGGGTGATGGCGGAGCAGCACGATTGGACCTCGATCAACCTGCTGGCTCGTTCGGGCGACGAGCCAGTCAAGGTGCAACTCAGCGACTCCGACTGGCACTGGCTCAGGGACAAACGTACGCTGCGTCTGGGCGTGACCGCACCCGATTACGCCCCGTTCGATATCACCAGCAGCGGTACGGACCTTGAGGGCATCACGGCCGACGTCGCGGGAATCATTGCCGACTCGCTCAATGTTCGAATTGAAGTACGACGTTATCCTGACAGGGATGCCGCCGTGGCCGCGCTGTCTCGCGGAGAAATCGACCTGTTGAGCCGTGCCACGGGGTATGAGGCTGCGCGACCGGACGTTGTGCTGTCCGTACCCTACTTTTCCAACCAGCCGGTCATCATCGGGCCGGAAGGCACGCGCCTGGAAAGTAGTGAGCAACTCGCCGGCAAACGCATTGCGGTGGTCACCGACTACTTCCCGGCAAATGATCGGGACAGGTTCCTGGCCGGCGCCACCGTACAGAGCTATCAGTCGGTGCGCCGTGCACTGGAAGCGGTCGCTTTCGGCCAGGCGGATCTGTTCGTCGGCGATGCCTTCAGTGCGCAGTACCTGATCAGCCAGGCATACCTGGCCAATCTCAAACTGCTCAACTTTGCCAGCTTCAACGGCCAGGGTTTCAGCTTTGCACTGAATGCGTCCGATCGGACGTTGCTGGACATCATCGACCATACCCTGAATGCGATTCCGCGACAGGGCGAGACGGCCATTCAGCGTCGCTGGAGTCCGGGCGGAAGCAGCCCCATTGCCGGCCAGCGCCTTATCCTGACGCCTCAGGAGCAACGCTGGGTGGACCGTCACCCGCGACCGAAAGTCGTGATCGATCAGGCGTTGGCTCCTGTTTCGTTCTTCGATGCCCAGGGCCAGTTCCGCGGAATCGCTGCTGATTTGCTGGAGCTGGTCCAGAGCCGAACCGGGATCGAGTTCAATGTACGCCCGCAGGCCAGCGTCACGGCGATGCTGGAGCAGGTGCGTACGGGCAAGGCTGACGTGATTGCGGCGCTGACTCCAACGGCGCAGCGCGAGGAATGGCTGAGTTTCACACGTCCCTACATGACCGCATCCTTCGTTGTCTTGGTGCCAGAGGGGAGCGACTGGCTGCACAGTCTGGGGGATCTCGATGGCCACACTGTCGCCGTCCCCAGGGGCTCGGTCATCGCGGACTTCATGCGTGCCCGCCACCCTCGGGTGAAACTGCTGGAGGTCGAGAACAATGTCGACGACCTGTCCATGGTCAGTGAAGGCAAGGTGGACGCCGGCATTCACCTGTTGTCGTCGGCCAACTACCTGATCTCCCGCTATTACCCGGACCTCAAGATCGCCCTGGCCCTGGACCGCGAGCCCGGACAGTTCTCGCTGGCGGTGTCACAGTCGGACCCGGAGCTGCTCAGTATCCTGAACAAGGCGTTACTGGCCATCGCGCCCGAAGACCTGAGCAATATCACTACCCGCTGGTCTGCCAGCGTGGACAGGCCAGACAGCGTCTGGCAGGGCTACCGCAAGCAGTTCATCCAGCTTGCCTGGGCGGCAGCGCTGGCATTGCTCATCGTGTTGCTGTGGAACGGGTGGCTCTGGCGCAAGGTGCGCCGGCGCCGGGATTCGGAGAAAGAGCTCAGTTACCGCCTCGAATTCAAGCGTGCATTGATCGATGGTATTCCTCAGCCGGTGGCGGTACGTGATCGTGAAGGGCGGCTGGTTACCTGCAATATCGGCTTCCTGAAGGAAACCGGAATGCCGCGCGAGTCGGTGGAAGGTTCCCGCGTCGTCGATTACCCCTGGCTGCAGGCGCCTGACGCGCTAGCGTTGCAGTTGATTCATCAGCAGGCCATGGAGCAGGACGGGAAAGTGGCTTCCGATCTGGTCCTGCAGATTCACAACGAAGTTCGGGAAATACATTACTGGGCGACTCCCTACCGTGGGTCGGGTGGTGATATCTCCGGGGTAGTCACGGGCTGGATCGATGTCACCGAGCGCGAGCGGCTGCACCACCAACTGGAAGCGGCGAAGGAGCTGGCCGAGGAAGCCAACCGCGCGAAGAGTACCTTCCTCGCTACCATGAGCCATGAAATTCGCACGCCGATGAACGCGGTGATCGGCATGCTCGAGTTGGCGCTCACCCGTGCCGATCAGGGGCATTGGGAGCGGGAGCCAGTCGAGGTGGCTTACGACTCGGCGCGTTCTCTGCTGACGCTGATCGGCGACATCCTCGATGTGGCCAAGATCGAATCCGGGCGTCTGACGCTGATGCCGGAGCGCGCCCACCTGCGCGAGTTGGTGGAGTCCGTTGCGCGCGTGTTCGATGGGCTGGCGCGGCAGAAAGCGTTGGAGCTCAGGATGGAAATCGAGGCGGAAGCCGCCTGTGACGTGCTGATCGATCCCTTGCGGTTCAAGCAGATTCTGTCGAACCTGGTCAGTAACGCCATCAAGTTCACCGACTTCGGGCATGTGAAGATTCGCGTCTACGGCGAGCGTGTCGCCGGCGAGCGCCTGGCCCTCGAGGTCAGCGTGCAGGACAGTGGGATCGGCATTTCCGAGGATGAACAGCGCCAGTTGTTCGAGCCTTTCAGCCAGGTGACCCGCAGTGGCGATGCCAGTCGAGGTGGTACGGGGCTGGGGCTCACCATCTGCCGCAAGCTGGCGGAGATGATGGGCGGCACCGTACGCATGGAAAGCCGTCCCGGCGAGGGCACCACGGTCACGGTGCGCCTGTTGCTGCAGACCCTGGAAAGCCTGCCCGAATGCGAAGTTGGGCCGGCCGTGATGGTCCCGAGGACCGCCCATTCGCTGAAGGTCCTGGTGGTCGACGACCATGTGGCCAACCGGATGCTGCTGACCCAGCAACTGGAGCATCTGGGGCATCAGGTCGAGGTGGCCTCCGACGGCTCCCAGGCACTGCAGCTGTGGCATCCGGGTGACTTCGATCTGCTGATCACCGACTGCAATATGCCGGTGCTCAATGGCTATGGTCTGGCCCGGCGGGTTCGCGAGCTTGAAGCGGAGATGGAAGCCGAACCCTGTGTGATCTTCGGGTTCACCGCCAACGCCCAGCCCGACGAGATCGAGAACTGCCGGCGGGCCGGCATGGATGACTGCCTGTTCAAGCCCATAGGCCTGGATAACCTGCGTGTGCGGCTGGATGCAGTGCCGAAGCTGTCAGCGGCTCACGACGATCAGGAATCTGTGGAGAAGCAGGTCGATGGCTTCGACCTGAAGCCCCTACGGGAGATGACCGGCGGAAATCCTGGCCTGATCCGCCGTCTGCTGGAGGAGTTGCACAGCAGCAACCGGATCGATATCGACCAGGTCCGGCCGCTCTGGGAAGCCGGCGACTGGAAGCAACTGGCCGATCTGGCCCACCGCATGAAGGGCGCCGCGCGATTGGTCAATGCGGACACGCTCCAGGACCTCTGCAGCAAGCTTGAAGGTGGCTGCAAGGATGGTCTCGACAGCCGGGAGCTGGGCAACCGGGCACTGGCGGTGGAGCAGGCGATGGCGACCTTGCAGGACGATTTGCTGCAGCAATTGCGCAAGCTGGCCGCCTAG
- a CDS encoding sensor domain-containing diguanylate cyclase, whose translation MTQLPAYEQLPAAQGVASQKKALRAAGVVLVAGLLLTALLGWNVWRNARTFLEQQFSLAANERIERVRERLSNQQSELESIQRFFENSTNVSREEFEHFVSPLLGDTLGYAWLPRVDQRQRDAFEARAHDAGMLDYMLFELNLQGQPIPAQVRERYFPVLYGASEYLEEMPLGLDLNSTLPGRELTQRVMKTRSVAASMPVVLPGAPPADSTGLLLAAPLYRSSTTPSPTAETRVGIQGILLAAISYRLLIEQGSEARGEQLALTLRDAGDPRPDVPLYRSQVAADQTAGLVSERHLPFAGRDYLVRVEPSSDFLRRNQGHPQLWVAFAGGLTSLLLAGYVLALLGQRQRALQLVDERTAELRANQLELQENQARLHFAMDSAGHGVWDWSLDTGNVFYSHAWKAMLGYRDSEVGTTTDESLSRVHPDDKDVRCEALRRHLRGESSLYQSEHRLRCKSGRWLWVLDRGQVVERDNDGSPRRMIGTQTDISSRKAAELELGEVNSRLHGLLDAATQVAIVSTDLRGFVRSFNVGAERMFGYSAQEVIGRPVPENVFVKDEIRRRAQDLSSILGREIRGFDVVGALVGEGHEEHEWTCVRRDGRQLKINLIITGVRDSAGNTTAYLGIATDITRRKEAEMELRRLSVTDALTGIHNRRYFKEQLDQAMARCSRNGEPLSLVMFDIDHFKDINDRFGHEAGDIVLVTLCQRIAQRLRKVDVFCRIGGEELVVLCPGSTTDQAWLLAEALWKALRGQPMEGVGVVTASFGVASWSPGESADDLMRKVDRAVYRAKRLGRDRLEKVEA comes from the coding sequence ATGACTCAGTTGCCGGCCTATGAGCAGTTGCCCGCCGCTCAGGGAGTCGCCAGCCAGAAGAAGGCCCTGCGTGCCGCCGGCGTCGTGCTGGTGGCTGGCCTCTTGCTGACGGCGCTGCTCGGCTGGAATGTGTGGCGCAACGCCCGCACCTTTCTGGAACAGCAATTTTCCCTCGCCGCCAACGAGCGGATCGAGCGCGTGCGCGAGCGGCTATCGAATCAGCAGAGTGAGCTGGAGTCGATCCAGCGCTTCTTTGAGAACTCCACGAACGTTTCCCGTGAAGAGTTCGAGCACTTCGTCAGCCCACTGCTGGGCGACACGCTGGGGTACGCCTGGCTGCCGCGCGTGGATCAGCGTCAGCGCGACGCCTTTGAAGCCCGCGCCCATGATGCCGGCATGCTCGATTACATGCTTTTCGAGCTGAACCTGCAGGGTCAGCCGATTCCGGCGCAGGTGCGCGAGCGCTATTTTCCCGTCCTCTATGGTGCTTCCGAGTATCTGGAGGAGATGCCCCTGGGCCTGGATCTGAACTCGACCCTGCCGGGGCGTGAGTTGACCCAGCGTGTGATGAAGACGCGCTCGGTGGCTGCCTCGATGCCCGTGGTCCTGCCTGGTGCGCCGCCGGCGGACTCCACCGGCCTGCTGCTGGCGGCGCCACTCTATCGCAGCAGTACGACGCCCAGCCCGACAGCCGAAACCCGCGTCGGAATCCAGGGCATCCTGCTGGCGGCGATCAGCTACCGCCTGCTCATCGAACAGGGTTCGGAAGCGCGCGGTGAGCAGCTGGCGCTGACACTGCGCGATGCCGGCGACCCGCGTCCGGATGTGCCGTTGTATCGCAGCCAGGTAGCGGCTGATCAGACGGCAGGACTGGTTTCCGAGCGACACCTGCCTTTTGCCGGTCGTGACTATCTGGTGCGCGTCGAACCTTCCAGCGACTTTCTGCGGCGCAACCAGGGGCATCCGCAGCTCTGGGTGGCGTTCGCGGGCGGGCTGACTTCGCTGTTGCTGGCGGGCTATGTGCTGGCACTGCTGGGCCAGCGCCAACGGGCCTTGCAGCTGGTGGACGAGCGCACCGCCGAGTTGCGGGCCAATCAACTGGAGCTGCAGGAGAATCAAGCGCGCCTGCACTTCGCCATGGACAGCGCCGGCCACGGCGTCTGGGACTGGAGCCTGGATACCGGCAACGTGTTCTATTCCCATGCCTGGAAGGCCATGCTCGGCTACCGCGACAGCGAGGTGGGCACGACCACCGACGAGAGCCTGAGCCGGGTCCATCCTGATGACAAGGACGTGCGCTGCGAGGCGCTGCGACGGCATCTTCGCGGCGAATCCTCGCTGTACCAGAGTGAGCACCGGCTGCGCTGCAAGAGTGGGCGCTGGCTCTGGGTGCTGGATCGCGGTCAGGTGGTCGAGCGCGACAACGATGGTTCGCCGCGACGCATGATCGGCACCCAGACCGACATCAGTTCGCGCAAGGCTGCCGAGCTGGAGCTGGGCGAGGTCAACAGTCGCCTGCACGGCCTGCTCGATGCGGCGACCCAGGTTGCCATCGTCTCGACCGATCTGCGTGGCTTCGTGCGCAGCTTCAATGTGGGCGCCGAGCGCATGTTCGGCTACAGCGCCCAGGAAGTGATCGGGCGGCCGGTGCCGGAGAATGTCTTCGTCAAGGACGAGATCCGTCGCCGCGCGCAGGACCTGTCGAGCATCCTCGGGCGCGAGATTCGCGGCTTCGACGTCGTCGGCGCCCTCGTGGGCGAGGGGCACGAGGAGCACGAGTGGACCTGCGTGCGCCGAGATGGCCGGCAACTGAAGATCAACCTGATCATTACCGGTGTGCGCGATTCGGCGGGCAACACCACGGCGTATCTGGGCATCGCCACTGACATTACCCGGCGCAAGGAGGCGGAGATGGAGTTGCGGCGCCTGTCGGTCACCGACGCACTGACGGGCATCCACAATCGCCGCTATTTCAAGGAGCAACTGGATCAGGCCATGGCGCGCTGTTCCCGCAATGGCGAGCCGTTGTCGCTGGTGATGTTCGATATCGACCACTTCAAGGACATCAATGACCGCTTCGGCCACGAGGCGGGCGATATCGTGCTGGTCACCCTGTGTCAACGCATTGCGCAGCGCCTGCGCAAAGTCGATGTGTTCTGCCGGATCGGTGGCGAGGAACTGGTGGTGCTCTGCCCGGGAAGCACCACGGACCAGGCCTGGCTACTGGCGGAGGCGCTCTGGAAGGCCTTGCGCGGGCAGCCGATGGAGGGTGTCGGCGTGGTGACGGCAAGCTTCGGCGTTGCCTCCTGGAGCCCCGGCGAAAGCGCGGACGACCTGATGCGCAAGGTGGACCGCGCGGTGTATCGCGCCAAGCGGCTGGGGCGGGATCGTCTGGAGAAGGTCGAAGCCTGA
- a CDS encoding response regulator: MQENKFSILIVEDHPFQLIATQMQLNRLGFFRLTPALDASEAREECARRNEPFDLLLCDINLPDTDGIELLGELAEAGHIRHAVFLSCRDADELQALRRTLRDQGLPVLACLSKPLDEWALMESLAADESLRLRMRAD, translated from the coding sequence GTGCAGGAAAACAAATTCAGCATCCTGATAGTCGAAGACCATCCCTTCCAACTGATCGCTACGCAAATGCAATTGAACAGACTGGGATTCTTCCGATTGACGCCCGCTCTCGATGCCAGTGAAGCGCGCGAGGAGTGTGCACGTCGCAATGAACCTTTCGACTTGCTGCTCTGCGATATCAACCTGCCGGACACTGACGGCATAGAACTGCTCGGCGAACTGGCCGAAGCCGGTCATATTCGCCACGCAGTCTTCCTGAGTTGCCGAGATGCCGATGAATTGCAGGCCTTGCGCAGAACCCTCCGCGACCAGGGACTACCCGTCCTGGCCTGCCTGTCCAAACCACTCGATGAGTGGGCGCTGATGGAGTCCCTGGCAGCGGACGAGAGCCTCAGACTCAGGATGCGGGCAGATTGA
- a CDS encoding YggL family protein, with protein MATHRSRRLRKKLCVDEFQELGFELSFQYKEGTSEEAIDAFIKRFAGVAVEPNDLVYSGCDEYGFICLARRGSVSAEQRELIDGWLKQQPELAGFSLSSLIDAWYPDQPVNLPAS; from the coding sequence ATGGCGACCCATCGTTCCCGTCGTTTACGCAAGAAGTTGTGTGTCGATGAGTTCCAGGAACTCGGCTTCGAACTGAGTTTTCAGTACAAGGAAGGAACGAGCGAAGAGGCTATTGACGCATTCATCAAGCGTTTTGCAGGTGTCGCGGTCGAACCCAACGACCTGGTCTATAGCGGTTGCGACGAGTACGGGTTCATCTGCCTTGCTCGGCGCGGCTCGGTGAGTGCGGAGCAGCGCGAGTTGATCGACGGATGGCTCAAGCAGCAGCCGGAGCTCGCAGGTTTCAGTCTCAGCTCGCTGATCGATGCGTGGTACCCGGACCAGCCAGTCAATCTGCCCGCATCCTGA
- a CDS encoding response regulator transcription factor, giving the protein MSKVLIVDDHPVIRMAMRVLLEKEGHVIVGETDNGVDALSLVKDLIPDLVVLDIGIPRLDGLEVISRISAFELPLKVLVLTGQSASLFAMRCMQAGASGFVCKQGGLSELISAVNAVVAGYNYFPSTAVRQTRRNNGQMDDQELIQRLSDREMAVLQYLANGYSNKEISEQMFISNKTVSTYKTRLLLKLNAHSLVDLIEFAKRNALV; this is encoded by the coding sequence ATGAGCAAAGTTCTAATTGTCGATGATCACCCAGTCATTCGCATGGCAATGCGTGTGCTGCTGGAAAAGGAAGGCCATGTCATCGTTGGTGAAACCGACAATGGCGTGGACGCGCTTTCGCTTGTCAAGGACCTGATTCCCGACCTGGTCGTTCTGGATATCGGTATTCCCCGGCTTGATGGTCTGGAGGTGATCAGCCGTATCTCTGCCTTCGAGCTGCCACTCAAGGTGCTGGTGCTGACCGGGCAGAGCGCCTCGCTGTTCGCCATGCGCTGCATGCAGGCGGGTGCCTCAGGCTTCGTCTGCAAGCAAGGCGGTTTGTCCGAACTGATCAGCGCCGTCAACGCTGTGGTCGCCGGCTACAACTACTTCCCCAGCACGGCGGTGCGCCAGACTCGTCGCAACAATGGACAGATGGACGATCAGGAGCTGATCCAGCGCCTCTCGGATCGTGAGATGGCTGTCCTCCAGTACCTCGCTAACGGTTATTCGAACAAGGAAATCTCCGAACAGATGTTCATCAGCAACAAGACGGTCAGCACCTACAAGACCCGGCTGCTGCTGAAGCTCAATGCTCATTCGCTGGTTGACCTGATCGAGTTCGCCAAGCGGAACGCGCTGGTCTGA